A window of the Halichoerus grypus chromosome 2, mHalGry1.hap1.1, whole genome shotgun sequence genome harbors these coding sequences:
- the TP53I13 gene encoding tumor protein p53-inducible protein 13 isoform X2, with the protein MAPPPPSPQLLLLAALAGLLGPSEVVAEPEEEAGAGCPEGLWPLPPQVSPRVTYARRSRWPAEDVSFLYHPCVHPWLKLQLALLARVCVAQPSLAPDSSLTQERPLVLAAWGVALEMAWIEPAWAAHLLKRRRRRRQRKEKAWLCSDGLSGSLVPRPGRGRLCWRGCVQAPALAFTLRSWRPPGAEEATRGSRPLPPGGAKRRGLRAALGLQPTPSGLRFPSGSPQSLEARQPMLVARGEGGDAPPVPTLRLLPEGLGGNASSRLEAQVPKGQSSPGGCTCPGEASPAPRAVAPPVPPRVARGPTPRTEEAAWAAMALTFLLVLLTLATLCTRLHRNFRRGESIYWEPTADSQDTVAAVLKRRLLMPPRRVKRSRRRPLLSPTPDSGPDGDSSD; encoded by the exons ATGGCGCCACCTCCGCCTTCGCCCCAGCTGCTTCTCCTGGCAGCCCTTGCGGGGCTCCTAGGTCCCAGTGAG GTGGTGGCTGAGCCGGAGGAGGAAGCGGGAGCCGGTTGTCCCGAGGGCCTGTGGCCTCTGCCCCCGCAG GTGTCGCCCAGAGTGACTTACGCGCGGAGGAGCCGATGGCCG GCCGAGGATGTCAGCTTCCTGTACCACCCCTGCGTGCACCCTTGGCTGAAGCTCCAGCTTGCCCTCCTGGCCCGCGTTTGTGTGGCCCAGCCCTCGCTGGCCCCTGACTCTAGCCTTACTCAGGAGCGG CCCCTGGTGCTGGCAGCATGGGGGGTGGCGCTGGAGATGGCGTGGATAGAGCCGGCCTGGGCTGCCCACCTGCTGAagaggaggcggcggcggagacagaggaaggagaaggcatGGCTCTGCTCTGATGGCCTTTCTGGGTCCTTGGTGCCAAGGCCAGGTAGAGGGAGGCTGTGCTGGAGAGGGTGTGTGCAG gCTCCAGCCTTGGCCTTTACTCTGCGGAGCTGGCGGCCCCCCGGTGCAGAGGAGGCAACTAGGGGGTCCAGGCCCCTCCCTCCTGGCGGTGCCAAGAGGCGTGGGCTGCGGGCTGCCCTGGGCCTCCAGCCCACCCCCTCGGGCCTGAGGTTCCCCTCTGGTTCCCCTCAGAGTTTGGAGGCCAGGCAGCCCATGTTGGTAGCTCGGGGCGAGGGGGGTGATGCGCCGCCTGTGCCCACTCTCCGCCTGCTGCCTGAGGGGCTTGGAGGCAATGCCAGCTCCAGGCTGGAGGCTCAAGTGCCCAAAGGGCAAAGCAGCCCAGGGGGCTGCACCTGTCCAGGGGAGGCTTCCCCAGCCCCTCGGGCAGTGGCGCCTCCCGTGCCTCCGCGGGTGGCCCGGGGCCCCACCCCACGCACGGAGGAGGCTGCTTGGGCTGCCATGGCCCTGACCTTCCTGTTAGTGCTGCTCACTCTGGCCACGCTCTGCACTCGGCTGCACCGAAACTTCCGACGCGGGGAGAGCATTTACTGGGAGCCCACGGCGGACAGCCAGGACACGGTGGCTG CTGTGCTGAAGCGGAGGCTGCTGATGCCCCCCCGCCGGGTCAAGCGCTCCCGCCGGAGACCCCTGCTCTCGCCCACCCCGGACAGCGGCCCAGATGGGGACAGTTCCGACTga
- the TP53I13 gene encoding tumor protein p53-inducible protein 13 isoform X1, producing MGPWQGLGCSPFITSVAGNYRGTREGWLQVTLTCLKRVCRRSVPVFPPGLLGPLGSHFPPFAPLHDPTQALQLRSAGRGDALGRKRGQRRDPRLSCSAVHWGRAPARNFSGFEFRTRARRVVAEPEEEAGAGCPEGLWPLPPQVSPRVTYARRSRWPAEDVSFLYHPCVHPWLKLQLALLARVCVAQPSLAPDSSLTQERPLVLAAWGVALEMAWIEPAWAAHLLKRRRRRRQRKEKAWLCSDGLSGSLVPRPGRGRLCWRGCVQAPALAFTLRSWRPPGAEEATRGSRPLPPGGAKRRGLRAALGLQPTPSGLRFPSGSPQSLEARQPMLVARGEGGDAPPVPTLRLLPEGLGGNASSRLEAQVPKGQSSPGGCTCPGEASPAPRAVAPPVPPRVARGPTPRTEEAAWAAMALTFLLVLLTLATLCTRLHRNFRRGESIYWEPTADSQDTVAAVLKRRLLMPPRRVKRSRRRPLLSPTPDSGPDGDSSD from the exons ATGGGGCCGTGGCAGGGGCTAGGTTGCAGTCCCTTCATCACTTCAGTAGCTGGCAATTACAGGGGAACGAGGGAGGGATGG CTGCAGGTCACACTGACGTGTCTGAAGCGGGTTTGCCGGAGGAGCGTACCGGTCTTCCCTCCGGGGCTACTCGGTCCACTGGGATCCCACTTCCCGCCCTTCGCCCCGCTCCATGATCCCACCCAGGCACTGCAGCTGCGCTCTGCAGGCCGCGGAGACGCGCTGGGACGAAAGCGCGGGCAAAGGAGGGATCCCCGCCTGTCCTGCAGCGCGGTGCACTGGGGCCGGGCTCCTGCGCGAAACTTTTCCGGCTTCGAGTTTAGGACGCGTGCGCGCAGG GTGGTGGCTGAGCCGGAGGAGGAAGCGGGAGCCGGTTGTCCCGAGGGCCTGTGGCCTCTGCCCCCGCAG GTGTCGCCCAGAGTGACTTACGCGCGGAGGAGCCGATGGCCG GCCGAGGATGTCAGCTTCCTGTACCACCCCTGCGTGCACCCTTGGCTGAAGCTCCAGCTTGCCCTCCTGGCCCGCGTTTGTGTGGCCCAGCCCTCGCTGGCCCCTGACTCTAGCCTTACTCAGGAGCGG CCCCTGGTGCTGGCAGCATGGGGGGTGGCGCTGGAGATGGCGTGGATAGAGCCGGCCTGGGCTGCCCACCTGCTGAagaggaggcggcggcggagacagaggaaggagaaggcatGGCTCTGCTCTGATGGCCTTTCTGGGTCCTTGGTGCCAAGGCCAGGTAGAGGGAGGCTGTGCTGGAGAGGGTGTGTGCAG gCTCCAGCCTTGGCCTTTACTCTGCGGAGCTGGCGGCCCCCCGGTGCAGAGGAGGCAACTAGGGGGTCCAGGCCCCTCCCTCCTGGCGGTGCCAAGAGGCGTGGGCTGCGGGCTGCCCTGGGCCTCCAGCCCACCCCCTCGGGCCTGAGGTTCCCCTCTGGTTCCCCTCAGAGTTTGGAGGCCAGGCAGCCCATGTTGGTAGCTCGGGGCGAGGGGGGTGATGCGCCGCCTGTGCCCACTCTCCGCCTGCTGCCTGAGGGGCTTGGAGGCAATGCCAGCTCCAGGCTGGAGGCTCAAGTGCCCAAAGGGCAAAGCAGCCCAGGGGGCTGCACCTGTCCAGGGGAGGCTTCCCCAGCCCCTCGGGCAGTGGCGCCTCCCGTGCCTCCGCGGGTGGCCCGGGGCCCCACCCCACGCACGGAGGAGGCTGCTTGGGCTGCCATGGCCCTGACCTTCCTGTTAGTGCTGCTCACTCTGGCCACGCTCTGCACTCGGCTGCACCGAAACTTCCGACGCGGGGAGAGCATTTACTGGGAGCCCACGGCGGACAGCCAGGACACGGTGGCTG CTGTGCTGAAGCGGAGGCTGCTGATGCCCCCCCGCCGGGTCAAGCGCTCCCGCCGGAGACCCCTGCTCTCGCCCACCCCGGACAGCGGCCCAGATGGGGACAGTTCCGACTga
- the TP53I13 gene encoding tumor protein p53-inducible protein 13 isoform X3, giving the protein MAWIEPAWAAHLLKRRRRRRQRKEKAWLCSDGLSGSLVPRPGRGRLCWRGCVQAPALAFTLRSWRPPGAEEATRGSRPLPPGGAKRRGLRAALGLQPTPSGLRFPSGSPQSLEARQPMLVARGEGGDAPPVPTLRLLPEGLGGNASSRLEAQVPKGQSSPGGCTCPGEASPAPRAVAPPVPPRVARGPTPRTEEAAWAAMALTFLLVLLTLATLCTRLHRNFRRGESIYWEPTADSQDTVAAVLKRRLLMPPRRVKRSRRRPLLSPTPDSGPDGDSSD; this is encoded by the exons ATGGCGTGGATAGAGCCGGCCTGGGCTGCCCACCTGCTGAagaggaggcggcggcggagacagaggaaggagaaggcatGGCTCTGCTCTGATGGCCTTTCTGGGTCCTTGGTGCCAAGGCCAGGTAGAGGGAGGCTGTGCTGGAGAGGGTGTGTGCAG gCTCCAGCCTTGGCCTTTACTCTGCGGAGCTGGCGGCCCCCCGGTGCAGAGGAGGCAACTAGGGGGTCCAGGCCCCTCCCTCCTGGCGGTGCCAAGAGGCGTGGGCTGCGGGCTGCCCTGGGCCTCCAGCCCACCCCCTCGGGCCTGAGGTTCCCCTCTGGTTCCCCTCAGAGTTTGGAGGCCAGGCAGCCCATGTTGGTAGCTCGGGGCGAGGGGGGTGATGCGCCGCCTGTGCCCACTCTCCGCCTGCTGCCTGAGGGGCTTGGAGGCAATGCCAGCTCCAGGCTGGAGGCTCAAGTGCCCAAAGGGCAAAGCAGCCCAGGGGGCTGCACCTGTCCAGGGGAGGCTTCCCCAGCCCCTCGGGCAGTGGCGCCTCCCGTGCCTCCGCGGGTGGCCCGGGGCCCCACCCCACGCACGGAGGAGGCTGCTTGGGCTGCCATGGCCCTGACCTTCCTGTTAGTGCTGCTCACTCTGGCCACGCTCTGCACTCGGCTGCACCGAAACTTCCGACGCGGGGAGAGCATTTACTGGGAGCCCACGGCGGACAGCCAGGACACGGTGGCTG CTGTGCTGAAGCGGAGGCTGCTGATGCCCCCCCGCCGGGTCAAGCGCTCCCGCCGGAGACCCCTGCTCTCGCCCACCCCGGACAGCGGCCCAGATGGGGACAGTTCCGACTga